CCGCGGGCCCCCGAGCACGCCAAACTCCACGACCGTATCGACACTCACATTCGTCGCCCACGGCGGATCAAACATCCACGCCGTCCCATTCAGCGCATCCCGTCGCCCCGGACCTGCCTCCTGCCACATCCCCCACAGCCGATCCACCATCGCATGGTGCAGGAAGAACGCTGGATCCTGCACCGACGAAAACACATCGCCCATCGTCGGGTCCAGCACCGCGAGAAACTCCTGGATCGTCTGCGCCGCCAGGATCCGCTGCACGGCGGCGGCGCCGGCGAACCGGTGCAGCGGACGAGCGTTAAAGCTGCGCTCGAGACAGCGCGGGTTGTATCGAAAGGCCGACGGATCGAGCGGGCGGTAcagctcgtccaggtcgTGGACGTTCAGCGGGCCCATTGGAGGCGAGAGGATGGGACGTACGCGACGAAGTCATCGAAGCGATCCTGCACTCCGGGGTATTGCTCCTTCGGGAGGACTGCAGGGAGGGACCGTAGACAGAACAGCGCGTCGATGTAGTTCCCGTCGTTCGACTTGTGTCAAAGCGCTCCTATCCAGTCAGTCCTGCTCCTCTGTTGACAGCATCACATACCATTCTCGCCGAACTCGCAGATTGCGAAGCGTACAGGGCAGGGCCGGAGACGCAACCACGCCTACATGATTGCTGAAGACCAACGATAGAGACATATCCAGTATTTAAGCCTGCCCGACAGCTAGACCGACCTGCTGTGTAGCGAGGCTCTGTTTGCACGAAGATCACTGGGCTAATCCCTGACCCGTCGAGGCGAATCCGCAAATCATACGATGAATGCATGCTATTATTGCTTTCTTGTTTCCCCTGTACGTACATGCTAGCAGTCATGCTGGCAGTCACTGCTACAGCTCCAGTTTATGCTCCGGTTCGTCCTCGCAGAACACACTCCAGATCGGTACCGGTTCGTCGCTCTCGTGCACGCCGGGCCTCAGCAGCGTCTGTCGTCCGATACACATGGGGCCTCTGCTTTGGTCAGCGTGCTGAATCAGTTGAAGGGACTCAATCGAATTGGCACACGGACGTGAAGAACCGACATGGCTTTTTGACCGAGACTGTGGTCACCTCACTGTAGCATTCGGTCAGCAAACTACACTTGCATGCGCTACCTGCATGTCCAACTGTCCAACATACTAGGAATCGATGGTATGACAATCGCCCATGGGCACGCTGACTGTTTTGCTGCCCTCTTCGATCGTCTCCAGCCCGATCTGCATCATCCCGGTTAATGCTGCATTTGGAGTGAGAGTGCATTACTGACTGTGGTGTTTTTGGCTGCGGCCGCGACGGCCAAGAGCATGGCCCAGGAGAGATGCATTTTGTCGTGATTGCGGATTCTACGAGTGGGAGGATGGCGAGAACGCGATACGGAATCGGGAAGAAGTATTTATTTGCGTCCAAAACTAGGGATGGCAAGGGATGAGACCCTCCCTGGCGGATCTATCTACTGTATCCATGTAAACATTCCCACTATCGCGATGCAAATGACGACAACCTAATTGTTAGGACCATTCAGGATCCACGACAGATTGAATCTCCTCCAGATGATCGCCCGATACGAATTCTTGCCAGTGCCATCATTGAAGAAATCGCTCTCCACCAACGCCCCAATCTTGTAATCCCCCGTCTTGGTCATACTCGAATAACCCCCTTCATGACCCGCCCCGCTGACCTTGGCATCCTCCAGCTTGCGCCCGTAGTTGAACTTCTTCGCGTCCGCATCGTAGCTGATCCGCACGCGCATCGCCCGCCGACTCGTCCCCGACGCGGAATTCAGAAAGATCGTCCGCGCCGGCGCATCGCTGTTATACCGCAGCACCGATCCCTGGCACGCCGGGTCCGGCAGCCCAGCGTCCGGGGCAAACGCCCCGAAGCCCTCGAGCGTCCCGCGCGCCACCATCCGGTACCCCTTCTGGCTGGGCCGGTCATTGCGGTACAGCTTCCCGTCGGGCGTCTGCACGATCGTCCCCTCCGCCCCGGCCCCGGACAGCCGCTGCACGCTCCACGTGCGGTTGCCCGGCGCGCCGCGCCCGATGATGTTGCGGCCCATGGCGGGGATGACCAGCTCGCCGGTCGTGAGGCGGATGCCGTTGCCGGGGCCGACCGCGTCCCAGGCCCAGCCGTCCGGGGTCAGTTCCTTGGTGAGATCGACGGGCTTGGACCAGGTGTTGCCGTCGTCTCGGGACTCGGTGAGGTACAGGTGTCGGCGGCCTTCCCAGGTGGAGTCGATTTTCTTGGTGACCGTGCCGTCGGGGAGGACGTCCTTGCCGTTCTGGCTGTAGGTGGCGCCGTTCCACGAGAGAAACAGGTAGATGgtgttgtcgtcgtcgacgaccGGGGTCGGATTGCCCCAGGTGCCGGCGCCGGAGCCGACGACTTCCCGGAGAGGCTCCCAGTCGGACGGACTGGCGCCGTTGTTGGCGGTTGTCTTGGTGCGCTTGTAGACAAGGTTGATGTCGCCAAAGTCTTGGTTGGTGTGTCGGCGGCCCTCGGcgaaggcgaggatgcgTCCGGTGGTGGTGCGGACCACAGCGGGGATGCGGAACGAGTGGAAGCCGATTCCGGTGGACAGTTTGTCTGGCGAGGCCATGTTGGCGCTgcggaagagagggaatTCATCGTGGTAGGGGGCGGCCGACTTGGCCGGGTCGTTGATGGCCCATGCCGGGAGGAACTGCACCAGCAGTGCCAGGATCATGAAGCGCATCGACTGCATCTTGCTCGTTGCTGGACAGCATTATGGTGGGAGACGGTCGAGGAGATTTATAGCCATCGTGTGAAATCACATCCTGATTGAGTTATCCAGACATTGTTGAATATGGACGCACGTGGGCTTGTGTTGCAGCTACTTAATATAACCTCGTGTTGATCCGACAGACCTCGTATACGATCAACATGCACGCC
The Aspergillus fumigatus Af293 chromosome 4, whole genome shotgun sequence DNA segment above includes these coding regions:
- a CDS encoding putative polyphenol monooxygenase → MGPLNVHDLDELYRPLDPSAFRYNPRCLERSFNARPLHRFAGAAAVQRILAAQTIQEFLAVLDPTMGDVFSSVQDPAFFLHHAMVDRLWGMWQEAGPGRRDALNGTAWMFDPPWATNVSVDTVVEFGVLGGPRKIADLMDPLAGQHCYIYS
- a CDS encoding putative extracellular sialidase/neuraminidase — translated: MQSMRFMILALLVQFLPAWAINDPAKSAAPYHDEFPLFRSANMASPDKLSTGIGFHSFRIPAVVRTTTGRILAFAEGRRHTNQDFGDINLVYKRTKTTANNGASPSDWEPLREVVGSGAGTWGNPTPVVDDDNTIYLFLSWNGATYSQNGKDVLPDGTVTKKIDSTWEGRRHLYLTESRDDGNTWSKPVDLTKELTPDGWAWDAVGPGNGIRLTTGELVIPAMGRNIIGRGAPGNRTWSVQRLSGAGAEGTIVQTPDGKLYRNDRPSQKGYRMVARGTLEGFGAFAPDAGLPDPACQGSVLRYNSDAPARTIFLNSASGTSRRAMRVRISYDADAKKFNYGRKLEDAKVSGAGHEGGYSSMTKTGDYKIGALVESDFFNDGTGKNSYRAIIWRRFNLSWILNGPNN